One Chitinivibrionales bacterium DNA window includes the following coding sequences:
- a CDS encoding STAS domain-containing protein produces the protein MTQSIHTKTIPLDGVIKGKRSIELGKLLESHGGGLFKKIIVDMEEVSFIDSCGVGALLYYNGVFQKEGIELILAVPDNWLKEFITDSRLEEVITVIPANRTPS, from the coding sequence ATGACACAATCTATCCATACCAAAACTATCCCTTTAGATGGCGTTATTAAAGGCAAACGGAGTATTGAGCTGGGTAAACTACTCGAAAGCCACGGCGGTGGGCTCTTTAAAAAAATTATCGTGGATATGGAAGAAGTATCCTTTATCGATAGTTGCGGTGTGGGCGCCCTGCTCTATTATAACGGTGTGTTCCAAAAAGAAGGCATCGAACTAATTCTCGCCGTCCCCGACAATTGGCTCAAAGAATTCATCACCGACAGCAGACTGGAAGAGGTCATTACCGTTATTCCTGCCAATCGTACCCCATCATAA
- a CDS encoding bifunctional UDP-3-O-[3-hydroxymyristoyl] N-acetylglucosamine deacetylase/3-hydroxyacyl-ACP dehydratase, with the protein MARQHTISTSVSLEGIGLHTGEPAKITLNPAPENYGIRFVRTDIDKRVEIQADIDNVVDLEWKTAIGKDGVNIYSMEHLMAAFAGLEIDNCLVEVHSSEIPLMDGSALPYVNLVKEAGIIEQSAEREFLTIEEPLTYVEGEQALGVFPCDHFRLTCAIDYKHPALGAQYTTMFSLKEFVDDFAPARTFTFLSWIEKLREQGHIKGGTLSSALMVQDIDITQEHVEYMLRLFNEKGPIKPGKNGFVNNVKLRFYNEPCRHKALDIIGDLYLLGKPLKAHILASRPGHEANHRMAKEIRQSIARSKRAKTGEIKKALNHSDILDILPHRYPFLLIDSVLDIEPNKSIVATKNISFSDPFFQGHFPGDPIMPGVLQVEAMAQAGGIMGLYGQKLGKDKAIAFLGIDRARFRNPVRPGDLLRIEVELLQNRRGTIRFAGKCTVDGKVTCEAELMAMLTKR; encoded by the coding sequence ATGGCTCGTCAGCATACAATCAGCACATCGGTTTCCCTTGAAGGGATCGGGCTTCATACCGGGGAGCCGGCAAAGATCACTCTGAATCCTGCTCCGGAAAATTATGGTATCCGATTTGTAAGAACCGATATCGACAAGCGCGTTGAAATTCAGGCTGATATTGACAATGTTGTCGATCTGGAATGGAAAACCGCTATCGGCAAGGATGGTGTCAATATTTATTCTATGGAACACCTGATGGCTGCATTTGCCGGGCTGGAGATTGATAACTGTCTTGTTGAAGTTCACTCATCAGAAATTCCGCTCATGGACGGCAGTGCGCTTCCCTATGTTAATTTAGTTAAGGAAGCCGGCATTATAGAACAGTCTGCCGAACGTGAGTTCCTTACCATTGAAGAGCCTCTGACGTATGTCGAAGGGGAGCAGGCACTGGGTGTATTCCCCTGCGATCACTTCAGATTAACCTGCGCTATCGATTATAAACATCCGGCCCTGGGGGCTCAGTATACGACGATGTTTTCGCTGAAGGAGTTTGTTGATGATTTCGCTCCTGCGCGGACATTCACGTTTTTATCCTGGATTGAAAAACTGCGGGAACAGGGCCATATCAAAGGCGGCACCCTCAGCAGCGCCCTTATGGTGCAGGATATAGACATTACCCAGGAACATGTTGAATATATGCTCCGGCTTTTCAATGAAAAAGGTCCGATCAAGCCCGGCAAAAACGGATTCGTTAATAATGTCAAACTCCGGTTCTACAACGAACCCTGCCGTCATAAAGCCCTCGATATCATAGGTGATTTGTACCTTCTGGGCAAACCGCTGAAAGCCCATATTCTTGCTTCCCGTCCGGGTCATGAGGCCAACCACCGCATGGCTAAAGAGATACGTCAATCGATTGCCCGATCAAAACGGGCCAAGACCGGCGAGATTAAAAAAGCATTGAACCATTCGGATATCCTCGACATTTTACCGCACCGGTATCCATTCCTGCTTATCGACAGTGTGCTCGATATCGAACCCAACAAGAGTATCGTTGCAACAAAAAACATTTCGTTCAGCGATCCTTTTTTCCAGGGACATTTCCCCGGAGACCCGATTATGCCGGGCGTTCTTCAGGTGGAAGCAATGGCGCAGGCCGGGGGTATTATGGGACTCTACGGCCAAAAACTCGGAAAAGATAAAGCCATAGCTTTTCTGGGTATCGACAGAGCGCGTTTTCGGAATCCGGTTCGCCCCGGCGACCTTTTGCGTATTGAAGTTGAACTGTTGCAGAACAGACGGGGAACTATTCGCTTTGCAGGAAAATGTACTGTCGACGGCAAAGTTACCTGTGAAGCCGAATTAATGGCAATGCTGACAAAACGATGA
- a CDS encoding OmpH family outer membrane protein, translating into MRQWMIGCPLHNIVFCVSKFNNLGGFMLLSRHVRIAVLAVLGASSLIFAELKIGFINSQKIFKEYEGTKEAQEKFDKEAAKWEQEATDRQKEIKELQEQLEKQSLMLSSERRKELEDKIKQKYAQYQEFLQQKFGQEGEVVKKNVELTKPIIEKMRVIIDKIAKEEHYDYIFDESAGGVIFAKKGFDLTGRVLKVLNAQE; encoded by the coding sequence GTGAGGCAGTGGATGATTGGGTGTCCACTGCACAATATCGTATTTTGTGTTTCGAAATTTAATAACCTAGGAGGTTTTATGCTTTTATCACGTCATGTCCGGATTGCCGTTCTGGCCGTTTTGGGCGCAAGTTCACTAATTTTTGCCGAGTTGAAAATCGGATTCATTAACTCGCAGAAAATATTCAAGGAGTATGAGGGCACAAAAGAGGCCCAGGAGAAGTTTGACAAGGAAGCTGCCAAATGGGAGCAGGAAGCAACCGATCGCCAGAAAGAGATCAAGGAACTTCAGGAACAGCTCGAAAAGCAGAGCCTGATGCTCAGTTCCGAACGGCGGAAGGAGCTTGAAGACAAGATCAAACAGAAATACGCCCAGTATCAGGAATTTCTGCAGCAGAAATTTGGTCAGGAAGGCGAAGTTGTCAAAAAGAATGTCGAGCTTACCAAGCCGATTATTGAAAAAATGCGGGTGATTATCGATAAAATCGCCAAAGAAGAGCATTATGATTATATCTTTGATGAAAGCGCGGGTGGCGTAATCTTTGCCAAAAAAGGTTTTGATCTGACCGGGCGTGTCCTCAAAGTGCTCAACGCTCAGGAATAA
- the bamA gene encoding outer membrane protein assembly factor BamA: MTSLTKLFLSGVVFVVVLSSVLRAERLVLDTIKVDGLVVESRAAMVRGQIPLKDGAEFDLRKIQEGIKNLYRLGLFESVKVLVENETDSTVSLVLQVKEYPIIESIEYAGNKKLKENDFEEVLTISSGQALSNSLEYESIQALKDLYAEKGYMLADVSCERIETKAPGRIIAKFKINEGQKVRVKEITFKGNEAFKESKLKRKFKTNERKFIFGGDFDIEDYRSHLDSLILFYNNEGYLDAEVVDDTFWVGDDKRNVYIMVEINEGKQYYFGDVYFTGNKVLEKYQLEAQVALQNGKPFNKTKFDFTKEALTTRYREEGYLWVQLDDQRHYRGDTIDVTFDISESIPAIVRKVDIVGNNKTREKVIRRKIKLMPGQKYKQSLMMRSVRDIYQLNYFDNVVPDLRPNEDGTVDFVFDITEKENIGQLQLGAAYSQVDGFVGTFSTSIPNFRGAGQQLDLALEYGKRRQHLSAGFTEPWAFDSPTRLSGSLFFSRTQYSDDNDDILQSYGATFGIGRELKWPDDFFYASMSYRISREEEYWDQDVLYKSNRLEVKHKGWLSRVSFTLRRDDTDMPLFPSRGSNFYISPEISGLGGDFKYLKGTVGIDNYFPLFWKFVLGSRVKFGLIEPLGKGPIVISRYDLFTAGGVYGVDAVIRGYDEFSFGGRYERGFMNEDGIAMLSLSSELRFPILEQQLYLAAFADLGNTWSSLDAVDFADMYPGLGLGFRLMVPMLGLIGFDFGWGLSDPDKKGHFYDRFQPHLKTHFIMNKGF; this comes from the coding sequence ATGACTTCACTAACGAAATTGTTTTTATCCGGTGTTGTTTTTGTTGTTGTCCTCTCAAGCGTTCTCAGGGCCGAACGGCTTGTTCTGGATACCATTAAGGTTGATGGTTTGGTGGTTGAGAGCCGGGCGGCAATGGTGCGTGGTCAGATTCCACTGAAGGATGGAGCGGAATTTGATTTAAGGAAAATCCAGGAGGGAATTAAAAACCTGTACCGGCTGGGGCTTTTTGAATCGGTAAAAGTTTTGGTCGAAAACGAGACCGATTCAACGGTGTCACTTGTTCTGCAGGTGAAAGAGTATCCCATTATCGAATCAATCGAATATGCGGGAAATAAAAAGCTTAAAGAAAATGATTTCGAAGAAGTTTTGACGATCAGCAGCGGCCAGGCCCTGAGTAATTCGCTTGAGTATGAGAGTATTCAGGCACTCAAAGATCTCTATGCAGAGAAAGGGTACATGCTTGCCGATGTCTCCTGTGAACGAATCGAAACCAAAGCACCCGGAAGAATCATTGCCAAATTCAAAATAAATGAGGGCCAAAAGGTTCGGGTGAAAGAAATCACCTTCAAAGGCAATGAGGCGTTTAAGGAAAGTAAGCTTAAAAGAAAATTCAAAACAAACGAACGAAAATTTATTTTCGGCGGTGATTTTGATATTGAAGACTACCGGTCCCACCTCGATTCGCTTATCCTTTTTTATAACAATGAAGGATATCTTGATGCCGAGGTGGTGGATGATACATTCTGGGTTGGTGACGATAAGCGAAATGTTTATATCATGGTCGAGATTAACGAAGGAAAGCAGTATTATTTCGGTGATGTATACTTTACGGGCAATAAAGTGCTCGAAAAATATCAGCTCGAGGCCCAGGTAGCCCTGCAAAACGGAAAACCTTTCAATAAAACCAAATTCGATTTTACTAAGGAAGCGCTTACCACTCGGTATCGAGAGGAAGGGTATTTGTGGGTGCAGCTTGATGATCAACGGCATTATCGCGGGGATACCATTGATGTAACATTCGACATATCTGAGAGTATTCCTGCTATTGTCCGCAAGGTCGATATCGTAGGTAATAACAAAACGCGGGAGAAGGTGATACGCCGGAAAATCAAGCTGATGCCCGGTCAGAAATACAAGCAGTCGCTCATGATGCGGAGTGTGCGTGATATTTATCAGCTCAACTATTTCGATAATGTCGTGCCTGATTTGCGGCCCAATGAAGACGGTACAGTCGATTTTGTATTCGATATTACCGAAAAGGAGAATATCGGCCAGCTTCAGCTTGGCGCGGCCTACAGTCAGGTTGACGGTTTTGTGGGAACATTCTCGACTTCCATACCCAATTTCCGCGGCGCAGGACAGCAGCTCGATCTGGCGCTCGAATACGGAAAGCGGCGTCAGCACCTCTCGGCCGGTTTTACCGAGCCCTGGGCATTCGACAGTCCCACCCGTCTTTCGGGAAGTCTCTTTTTCAGCAGGACCCAGTATAGTGACGATAACGATGATATTCTGCAGAGCTATGGAGCGACCTTTGGTATAGGGCGGGAGCTTAAATGGCCCGACGACTTCTTTTATGCATCCATGAGCTACCGAATCAGTAGGGAAGAAGAGTACTGGGATCAAGATGTTCTTTATAAAAGCAACCGTCTGGAAGTAAAGCATAAAGGATGGCTCAGCCGGGTGAGTTTTACACTCAGGAGAGACGATACCGATATGCCGCTCTTTCCTTCACGGGGTTCGAATTTTTATATTTCACCTGAGATCTCCGGTCTTGGCGGAGATTTCAAATACCTGAAAGGCACGGTAGGTATCGATAACTATTTCCCTCTGTTCTGGAAATTTGTCCTGGGCAGCAGGGTTAAATTCGGTCTTATCGAGCCGCTGGGCAAAGGACCGATTGTCATTTCCCGCTACGATCTGTTTACCGCGGGTGGTGTCTATGGTGTCGATGCCGTTATCAGGGGGTATGATGAATTTTCCTTTGGTGGTCGGTATGAACGGGGCTTTATGAACGAAGACGGTATTGCCATGCTGTCGCTATCGTCGGAACTCAGATTTCCGATTCTCGAACAGCAGCTCTATCTTGCAGCTTTTGCCGATCTTGGAAATACCTGGAGTAGTCTCGATGCGGTCGATTTTGCCGATATGTATCCGGGCCTTGGTCTCGGATTCCGCCTCATGGTTCCCATGCTCGGACTTATCGGGTTTGATTTTGGTTGGGGCCTCTCGGATCCTGATAAGAAAGGCCATTTTTACGACCGGTTCCAGCCGCACCTGAAGACACATTTTATTATGAACAAAGGGTTCTAA
- the lpxA gene encoding acyl-ACP--UDP-N-acetylglucosamine O-acyltransferase, translating into MTQKNIHETALVSPGARIGDNVQIGPYTIVEENVIIDNGCTIGPHALIGFGTRLGKNCKVFKGASLGTVPQDLKFGGEDTELIIGDNTVVREFCTLNRGTNALGKTTIGKDCLLMAYCHVAHDCVIGENVIISNNLAMAGHVTVGNYVTIGGVVAVHQFCRIGDYAFIGATSYLNMDVVPFALCAGNPPSIRSINKIGLERRGFDVERQRKVKRAYRMLFKDHPFINDAIQDLTDSFPGDDDIRQLVEFARDSSRGLVRM; encoded by the coding sequence ATGACTCAAAAAAACATACATGAAACTGCACTCGTAAGTCCCGGCGCCCGAATCGGTGATAATGTCCAGATAGGACCCTACACCATCGTCGAAGAAAATGTTATTATTGATAATGGCTGCACGATCGGTCCCCATGCCCTGATCGGTTTTGGGACGAGACTTGGAAAAAACTGCAAAGTATTCAAAGGCGCTTCCCTTGGAACTGTCCCTCAGGACCTGAAATTTGGTGGTGAAGATACCGAGCTTATAATCGGTGATAATACCGTTGTTCGTGAGTTCTGTACGCTTAACCGGGGAACAAATGCCCTCGGGAAAACCACGATCGGTAAAGATTGTCTTCTTATGGCCTATTGCCATGTCGCCCATGATTGTGTTATCGGTGAAAATGTAATCATCTCGAATAATCTTGCCATGGCTGGTCATGTGACTGTGGGTAATTATGTCACCATCGGAGGTGTCGTTGCTGTTCACCAGTTCTGCAGAATAGGGGATTATGCCTTTATCGGCGCAACAAGTTACCTTAACATGGATGTTGTCCCCTTTGCCCTCTGCGCTGGAAATCCTCCCAGTATCCGAAGTATCAACAAGATCGGTCTCGAGCGACGAGGCTTTGACGTGGAGCGTCAAAGAAAAGTCAAACGGGCCTACCGCATGCTTTTCAAAGACCATCCCTTTATCAATGACGCCATTCAGGATCTTACCGATTCATTCCCCGGTGATGACGATATCCGTCAGCTGGTCGAATTTGCTCGTGACAGCAGTCGTGGATTAGTGAGAATGTGA
- the lpxD gene encoding UDP-3-O-(3-hydroxymyristoyl)glucosamine N-acyltransferase, producing MKLSEIAEILQCSIPQESAGIEIDSITSPEYASDRSITFLSNPRFIDAVRDCKARAVITRKDQEVEGKISLVVDNPYVGYAKVAQLFETWLPADGTVHNTAIVGSDTTIADDVRIGPYAVIGDDCSIAAGTVIGAHVVVEHNVSIGENCRIHAGVKVTRDCWVGNRVIIECGAIIGSEGFANGRTKNGEWVRIPSFGNVVVDDDAWVGANTCIDRGSFGSTRIGKGARLDNLIHIAHNVRVDDHTAMAAQTGIAGSCNIGKRTILAGQVGVADHVNIGDDVFIGAKAGISKGVESGRKMTGCPARDIMKIRRIEAVQLSLPDMAKELKMLKREVQQLKETLSSDEE from the coding sequence ATGAAATTATCAGAAATTGCCGAAATATTACAATGTTCAATTCCACAGGAAAGTGCCGGAATTGAAATAGACTCAATTACTTCTCCGGAATATGCTTCAGATCGAAGCATCACATTTCTTTCTAATCCCCGTTTTATTGATGCTGTTCGAGATTGTAAAGCCCGAGCGGTTATTACCCGCAAAGATCAGGAAGTAGAAGGTAAAATCTCACTTGTTGTCGATAATCCTTATGTGGGTTATGCAAAGGTAGCCCAGCTTTTTGAAACCTGGCTTCCAGCGGACGGCACGGTTCATAATACTGCCATCGTCGGTTCCGATACAACTATTGCCGATGATGTGCGAATAGGTCCTTATGCCGTAATCGGTGATGATTGTTCTATTGCGGCGGGAACTGTGATCGGTGCTCACGTTGTTGTCGAACACAATGTTTCGATCGGCGAAAACTGCCGGATACATGCTGGTGTAAAAGTGACCCGTGATTGTTGGGTCGGCAATCGGGTAATAATCGAATGCGGTGCAATAATCGGCAGTGAAGGGTTTGCCAATGGCCGCACCAAAAACGGAGAATGGGTCAGGATACCATCATTTGGTAATGTTGTTGTCGATGATGATGCCTGGGTTGGCGCCAATACCTGTATCGACAGAGGGTCGTTCGGTTCTACCCGGATCGGCAAAGGGGCTCGACTGGATAATCTCATTCATATTGCCCATAATGTTAGGGTTGATGATCATACTGCCATGGCTGCACAGACCGGTATTGCAGGAAGCTGCAATATCGGTAAAAGAACGATTCTTGCCGGGCAGGTTGGGGTTGCCGATCATGTCAATATTGGGGATGATGTTTTTATCGGGGCAAAAGCTGGTATCAGCAAAGGTGTTGAATCGGGAAGAAAGATGACCGGTTGTCCGGCGCGGGATATCATGAAAATACGTCGTATTGAAGCGGTGCAGTTATCACTTCCCGATATGGCAAAGGAACTCAAAATGCTCAAAAGGGAAGTTCAGCAATTAAAAGAAACCTTGTCTTCTGATGAGGAATAG